The genomic segment CTGCCAGACGACGAGCGGGAAGTGCTCATCCAGCTTGCCATCGATCACTTCCTGCGCGGCCTTGATGATGGTGTCGCCGATCTGGGCATCGAGCCCGGCCAGTGCCATGTTGGTGCGTGCTGCTGCCTGCTTGACGATGCCCAGCGCACGAACGACCGAAGCGGGTTGTTTTTCCCAGCCGATCTTGAAGTTTCCGAGCGAACGCTGTGCCTGTGCGCCCCAGTAACGGTCGCTTGCAACGTCGATTGGGCCAAATGTATCGGTTTCGGTGCGTGTGGATGTCATCAGTCCTGCCTCTCCTGTGCGGTCCATGGGCAGGACGGCTTTTCCGCCGGGCCTGCGCGGGCAGACATATAAAGCGATAGCGCAATCATGGAAAGCCTGTCGTGCGGTGTAGTGTCATATTTCGCAACTGTTTTGCACGTTCTGCCGCAGGGTTCGAAAGTCGGCGGGCGTGGCTTTTGGGTCACGTGCTTCGCAACCGCAATATTTTGACAGATGTTAAAAGACACTGTCGAAAACTTGTTTGCGCAATGCCAAGAAATTAAAGAGAAATTTAACTATTCTCGCCAAACGTGGCACCCATGCCAAAGCGGTATTTTACCGTGATGGGACCTCGTGTCTGGCACTGGATTGGCGTTCGTGCGTTTCTTTTCAAAACAAGGCCAATCAGCTAGACAGACACATACTCTTTACATGCGCCCCAATGATTGATGGCGCGGACGCGGCGAGGACTAAATTGAAGATCACATCGGGAAAAACATCAACGGCGCTGATCCTGGCTCTCGGTCTTTCTGTTTCGGCAGGCATGCCGGGCACGGCGGGAGCCGTTACGCTTATGGACCTTTTGCGCGGCGGACCGGGCAAGGTCGAGCGTGAGCGTCAGGACCGCGGTCTGCCCGGTGTGGCGCAGCAGCGCACCATGCCAGCCACCCGCGATGTCGATCCAGAGCCGCTGCCGCGCGTCTCCGGTCCTCGCTATTATACCTACAAGGCCGATGGCACCCGTGCTGTCGATACGTCCAAGTTCGCCGCAGGACTGGCAGGCGTGAAGCTCTCTGCAACGCCTGAAATCGCCAAGGCGCTGGAAGGCTATTACAATGAAGGCGGCAAGCCTTTGTGGGTGGAAAATGGTGATCTGAGCCCTCGCGCCAGCGCTGTTCTCGCTTTCTTCGAAACCGTTGGAGACAGCGGCCTGAACCCAGCCGATTACAGCATCTCTGCGCCATCGCAGGACGTGACGGCCAGCATCACGAGCGAGCCGCAGGCGCCGGTGCAAAATGTCGCCCTGGCCGAAGAGCAGACGGTTTCGCCTGCCATGATGCAGTTCGAACTGGCGCTTTCGGCCAAGGTTCTCGCTTACGTGCAGGACACGACGCGTGGTCGCGTCGATCCCAACAAGCTTTCAGGTTATCACGACTTCAAGCGCAAGACGGTCAATCTTGCACCGGTGCTGAAGCTTGTTGGCCTCAGCCCTGACGTTGCCGCCTATCTGCGCAGCCGCGAACCTTCCAACCCTGAATATCAGGGCCTGAAGGCCGAGCTTGCAAAGCTACGCGACACGGACAAGGACGGCTCCCACAAGATCGTCGTGCCCGCAGACCTTGTTCTGAAGCCCGGTGAAAACAACCCTGACATGGCAACCGTCGTCAAGGCTATCGAGCATCGCTCGTCCGCCTCGTTGAAGACCGGCCATGCGACGACGCTGGCGGGCTATCAGCAGACACCCGAATACACGCCCGACCTCGTTGACCTCGTCAAGGCATTCCAGAGCGAGAACGGCCTCAAGGCTGATGGCGTGATCGGTCGTGCAACCGTGCGCGCCATGACCGGTGATAGCAACGAAGCCAAGATTGCCAAGCTGGAAGTTGCGATGGAGCAGGTTCGCTGGCTGCCAGCTGATCTGGGCGATCGCTTCGTCTTCATCAACCAGCCAGCTTTCATGGCCCTTTACCACAATGAAGGCGTCGAAGATTTCGGCATGAAGGTGGTTATCGGTTCCAAGACGAACCAGACCTATTTCTTCCAGGATGAAATCCAGACCGTGGAATTCAACCCTTACTGGGGCGTACCGCAGTCGATCATCATCAACGAGATGCTGCCGAAGCTGCGCAACGATCCGTCCTATCTGGATCGCCTGGGCTACGAAGTGTCCGTCAACGGACGCGCCGTGTCGTCTTCCAGCGTCAACTGGTATGGCTCCACCAACGCCGTGTCCGTGCGCCAGCCGCCAAGCAGCGACAATGCGCTGGGCGATCTGAAAATCCTGTTCCCGAACGCGCATGCCATCTACATGCACGATACGCCATCCAAGAGCTTCTTCAGCCGCGATATGCGCGCGCTGAGCCATGGCTGTATCCGTCTTGTTGACCCACGCCGCATGGCAGCAGCAGTGCTCGGTACGACGCTCGATAACGTCAACAAGCAGATTGCCGCTGGCCAGAACCGTGCCGTGACTGTGCCGACGAAAATCCCTGTCTACGTGGCCTACTTCACGGCATGGCCTGACAAGGACGGAAAGGTGCAGTATTTCGACGACGTCTATGACCGCGACAGCTACGTCATGAAGGCCTTCGATACGACGACGAAGGCGCGGGCTTCTTCGATCTAACGGCGTTTGGTTTGTTCGTCGCGAATGCTCGCGACAGGGCCGCACACCTCTCTTCCGTCATCCTCGGGCTTGTCCCGAGGATCTGACCACATAGGATTTTGGGGTGAGTTGAATCCTCGGGAAAAGCCCGAGGATAAAGTTGAGGTTAAGTGCGCCATCGTCGTCATGGCGCTTTTTCTTTAAGTGGGCAGGGCATGCAGGACATTCAGGCGGTCATCGATTCCATCTGCGAAAAAATGCAGCCGCGTCTGGGTGAGGGCAAGGTTGCCGACTATATTCCGCAGCTTGCCAAGGTCGATCCAAAACAATTCGGCATTGCCGTCACCACAGTAGAAGGCGAAACCTTCGTAGCTGGCGATGCGCGGACGCCGTTTTCCATCCAGAGTATTTCCAAGGTCTTCATGCTCACGCTGGCGCTGGGCAAGACCGGCGAGAGCGTCTGGAGGCGAGTGGGCCGTGAACCCTCCGGTTCGGCCTTCAATTCCATCGTGCAGTTGGAGCGCGAAGCGGGCATTCCGCGCAATCCCTTCGTCAACGCAGGTGCCATCGTTATTACAGACATGGTTCTGGCTGGTCACCAGCCGCGAGAGGCGATCGGTGAACTGCTGCGTTTCATCCGCTATCTCGCCGATGACGATACGATTTCCATCGACAATTCCGTGGCGAAGTCCGAGCAAACGAGTGGCTACAGAAATTTCGCGCTGGCCAATTTCATGAGCAGCTTCGGCAATCTGCACCACCCCGTCGACCATACGCTGGGCGTCTATTTTCACCAGTGCGCCATTTCCATGAACTGCGTGCAGCTGGCGCGGGCAGGGCTGTTTCTGGCAAACCGTGGCCGTAACCCGATTACCGGCCATTCGGTGGTTTCGGAAAAACGCGCGCGCCGTATCAACGCGCTGATGTTGACCTGCGGACACTATGACGGCTCTGGCGATTTCGCCTATCACGTCGGTCTGCCAGGCAAGAGCGGCGTGGGCGGTGGCATTCTGGTGGTGGCGCCGGGCAAGGCGTCGATTGCCGTGTGGTCTCCGGGTCTCAACGAAGTCGGCAACTCTGCGCTTGGCTCCGATGCGCTGGAAATGCTGGCCAATGAAATGGGCTGGTCCGTATTCGGGGCTTGATCTTCAAGGCATATGCGGGCATTCCCTGATACCGGACGCTGTGGCGTCGGGAACAAACGAGATTGCCATGACCATTTCCGCAGATATCGATGACATGCCCGAAGGCGTGGAGCCCGAAGGGCAGGGTGGCGCGCACCCCCTGTTTGCCAATGCACCCGGTTCGGTCTCGTTCAACAAGCTGCGCAAGCGGCTGTTGCGCAATGTGCGTCAGGCCTTCGATGATTTCGGCA from the Agrobacterium vaccinii genome contains:
- a CDS encoding L,D-transpeptidase family protein, with translation MTSGKTSTALILALGLSVSAGMPGTAGAVTLMDLLRGGPGKVERERQDRGLPGVAQQRTMPATRDVDPEPLPRVSGPRYYTYKADGTRAVDTSKFAAGLAGVKLSATPEIAKALEGYYNEGGKPLWVENGDLSPRASAVLAFFETVGDSGLNPADYSISAPSQDVTASITSEPQAPVQNVALAEEQTVSPAMMQFELALSAKVLAYVQDTTRGRVDPNKLSGYHDFKRKTVNLAPVLKLVGLSPDVAAYLRSREPSNPEYQGLKAELAKLRDTDKDGSHKIVVPADLVLKPGENNPDMATVVKAIEHRSSASLKTGHATTLAGYQQTPEYTPDLVDLVKAFQSENGLKADGVIGRATVRAMTGDSNEAKIAKLEVAMEQVRWLPADLGDRFVFINQPAFMALYHNEGVEDFGMKVVIGSKTNQTYFFQDEIQTVEFNPYWGVPQSIIINEMLPKLRNDPSYLDRLGYEVSVNGRAVSSSSVNWYGSTNAVSVRQPPSSDNALGDLKILFPNAHAIYMHDTPSKSFFSRDMRALSHGCIRLVDPRRMAAAVLGTTLDNVNKQIAAGQNRAVTVPTKIPVYVAYFTAWPDKDGKVQYFDDVYDRDSYVMKAFDTTTKARASSI
- a CDS encoding glutaminase yields the protein MQDIQAVIDSICEKMQPRLGEGKVADYIPQLAKVDPKQFGIAVTTVEGETFVAGDARTPFSIQSISKVFMLTLALGKTGESVWRRVGREPSGSAFNSIVQLEREAGIPRNPFVNAGAIVITDMVLAGHQPREAIGELLRFIRYLADDDTISIDNSVAKSEQTSGYRNFALANFMSSFGNLHHPVDHTLGVYFHQCAISMNCVQLARAGLFLANRGRNPITGHSVVSEKRARRINALMLTCGHYDGSGDFAYHVGLPGKSGVGGGILVVAPGKASIAVWSPGLNEVGNSALGSDALEMLANEMGWSVFGA